Genomic window (Xylanimonas protaetiae):
TGGGTGGAGGTCGCGGAGGCATCCTCGGCGTCCCCGGACCGCGCCGACGACGACGTCTCCGAGGTCACGATCGACGGCGACCACCGGCTCATGCTCGTGGGGCGGGCCCTGCCGGCGCGCGACCGGCAGGCCGTCGAGGCGTTCGGGGCCCAGGCCCGGCTCGTGCTCGAGCACCGCAAGCTGCGCGAGGCGGCGTTCAAGGCGCACGCGCTCGAGCAGGCCGAGGCGACGCGCACCGCGCTGCTCGCCGCCGTCTCGCACGACCTGCGCACGCCGCTCGCCTCCATCCGCGCCGCCGTCGACGGCCTGACCAGCCCGGACGTCGAGCTCGACCCCGAGGACACCGAGGCGCTCGAGCACACGCTGTCCGAGTCGACGGGCCGCCTCGAGCGGCTCATCGACAACCTCCTCGACCTGTCCCGCCTCCAGACCGGGGCCGTGCGGCCCGTGCTGCGCGAGGCGTCGCTGGAGGCCGTCGTGCTCCAGGCCGTCGAGCCGTGGCTCGCCGCGCTCGACCTCGACGTGCCCGAGAACCTGCCGCTCGTCACGACCGACCCGGGGCTGCTCGAACGCGTCGTCGCGAACATCGTGTCCAACGCGGTGCGGCACGCGGGCTCGCGCGTGCGGGTGAGCGCGGGCCGGGCGCCGGACGGCGTCGTCGTGCGCGTGGTGGACACGGGCCCGGGTGTCCCGGACGACCGGAAGGGGAGCATGTTCCAGCCGTTCCAGCGTCTCGGGGACACGTCGGGCACGGGCCTGGGTCTCGGCCTCGCCGTCGCGGACGGGCTCGCGACCGCGGTCGGTGCGAGCATCGTCGCGGAGGACACGCCCGGGGGAGGCCTGACGATGGTGGTGACGGTCCCGACGGCGGCCGCGCCGATGCCGGTCGAGGCCGCGCCCGAGCAGCCGGCCTCCGATCAGCCCGCCTCCGAGGAGCCGGCCCGATGACCCCCGGGAACCGCGTCCTCGTCGTCGACGACGACGCCGCGCTGGCCCGGGCGCTCGCCATCAACCTCAAGGCGCACGGCTGGGACGTCACCGTGGCGCACAACGGCACCGAGGCGCTGGACGCGGCGTCGTCGGCGCGGCACGACGTCGTCGTGCTCGACCTGGGCCTGCCCGACATCGCCGGGCTGGACGTCATCGAGGGCATCCGCGGCTGGTCGCACGTGCCGATCGTGGTGCTGTCCGCGCGGCAGCTCGGCGAGGACAAGGTGGACGCGCTCGACGCCGGCGCCGACGACTACGTGACCAAGCCCTTCGCGATGAACGAGCTGCTCGCGCGCCTGCGCGCGGCCGTGCGGCGCGGTGCGCCGGCCGCGGAGCCGGACGAGCCCGTGATCGAGGCGGGCGACCTCGTCATCGACCTGGCCCGCCGCACGGTCACCCGGTCGGGCGAGGAGGTGCGCCTGAGCCCCACGGAGTGGGGGCTCCTGGAGGTGCTCGTGCGCCACCGGGGCCGCATGGTCGGGCGTCAGCAGCTGCTGCACGAGGTGTGGGGTCCGGCGTACTCGTCGGAGACGAACTACCTGCGCGTCTACTCGGCGCAGCTCCGCCGCAAGCTCGAGCAGGACCCGGCGCACCCGCGGCACATCCTCACGCACCCGGGGGCGGGCTACCGCTTCGAGCCGTGAAGCCGCCGCCCGACGTCAGCGCGCGAGCTGCTCGCGGACCTGGCGCTTCGCCCGCGTCAGCATCCCCGTCATGCCGCCCAGCCGCAGCGGGCTCACCGCCCGGTTGAGGCCGATCGTCATCGCGAAGTCGTCGGGGACGTCGAGCACCTGCTGCGGCGTGAGGCCCGTGAGGCCCTGCGCGAGGATCGACGCGAACCCGCGCGTCGTCGGCGCCTCGGCGGGCGCCGTCGCGTAGAAGTGCACGCCGTCGGCCTCGATCTCGGCGAACGCGCGCACGGGCGACTGGCACTCCTCGACCTTCTCGAGCAGCGCGGGGGCCGCGACGTAGCGCTCGGGCACGGGCGGCAGCTCGTTGGCGAACTCCAGCAGGAGCTGGAGCCGGTCGCGCTCGCCCAGCTCGAGGAAGCTCTCCTGGATCTCGGCGAGGGCGTCGGGCAGTGCGGGGGAGGTCATGTCGTCCAGTCTGTCAGGAGCAGCCCGGCAGTTCGTCGTCTGACCGTGCGCCCGGGCGCACGGTCAGACGACGAACTGCCGGTCAGAAGGGCTCAGGCCGCGTACTCGCCCGGCTCCGCGCCCGCGACGATCGGGACGCGGACGGCGTTGCCCCACTCCGTCCAGGAGCCGTCGTAGTTGCGCACGTTCTCCAGGCCGAGCAGGAAGTGCAGCGCGAACCACGTGTGCGAGGAGCGCTCGCCGATGCGGCAGTAGGTGATGACGGCGTCGTCGGCGGTGATGCCGAGGCCGCCCGCCTGGTAGATCGCCTCGAGCTCTGCGCGCGGCTTGTACGTGCCGTCCGCGGCGACGGCGGTGGCCCACGGGACGGAGCGCGCGGTGGGGATGTGGCCGCCGCGCAGCACGCCCTCCTCCGGGTAGTCCGGGATGTGCAGGCGCTCGCCCGTGTACTCCTGCGGGGAGCGGATGTCGACGAGCGGGCCGTGGCCGAGGTGGGCGAGCACGTCCTCCTTGAAGGCGCGGAACGTGACGTCGTCGCGCTCGACGACGGGGTACTCGACGGCCTCCGGCGCCGTGACGTCGGTGGTCAGCTCGCGGCCCTCGGCGGCCCAGAGGTTGCGGCCGCCGTCGAGCAGGCGCACGTCCTGGTGGCCGAACAGCGTGAACACCCAGGCGCTGTACGCGGCCCACCAGTTGTTCTTGTCGCCGTAGAGCACGATGGTCGTGTCGCGGCCGATGCCGTGGGAACCGAGCAGCGCGGCGAAGCCGGCGCCGTCGAGGTAGTCGCGCTCGACCGGCTGGAGCAGGTCGGTGTGCCAGTCGATCTTCACGGCGCCGGGGATGTGGCCGGTCTCGTAGAGCAGCACGTCCTCGTCGGACTCGACGACGACGAGGTCGGTCGTGCCCGCCGCGAGCTGCTCCGCGAGCCACTCGGTGGTGACCAGGCGGTCCGGGTGGGCGTACTCGGCGAGGCGGGGCGACGGGTCGAGCGGTGCGGGCATGGGATCTCCTGCGATGCGTGCGGTCATGGGTGGAAACCCAGGGACGGCCTCCGTCGGTCGCCCGGTCCTCACACAACCACGGTGTCAGCCCGAACTGTCCGGAATCTGGTCGAGGTCTCAGTATCCGGACGTGATGTTCGAAGGGCTGGGCTCACGGCGTGGGCGGGAGCGTCGCGTTCGCCGTCGTCCACTCCGCGAAGCGGCCCACCGCGACCACGAGCGCGAGCACCAGCAGCACCACGTTGACCCCGAGCTGCTGGGTCTCTCCGCGCCGCGTGTGCACGACGACCGCGAGCAGCTGGAGCAGCGCCAGGCCCGCCGCCGCGACCGGTGTGAGCCACACGAGGTGACCGGTGGCCTGCGGCAGCACGAGCCCCAGGGCGCCCGCGATCTCGCACAGCCCGATGAACCGCACCACGACGTCCGGGAACTGCTCGACCCAGGGCATCCGGTGCTCCAGGGCCTTGCCGCGCAGCAGCTTCACGCACCCGACGGTGAGGTAGACGGCGGCGAGCAGCCCTGCGATCACCCAGAGCGCGACGTTCATGAGTGCTCCCCTCGTGGGGCCGGAGCCCGCTGCGGATCGGACGTCGTCGTCCGGACGCTCGCAAGGTAGCGCCCACGCCCCGGCGGAGCCAGATCCGGTGCGGGCGCGTCGCGAGGACCACCCGCGAGACGCGAGCCAGATGTGCCGACCTGCTGGCCGCGTGGCGTTGACCGCCGGCTCGCCGGCGTTGCGTGCGGTCGGGGGCACAAGCCGTTGCCTGAGGAGATGCCGCCGCCCTATACCGAGCCTGACCTCGGCGACGTCGAGGAACGGCTCCGTGACGCCCGGTTGCTCTGCCGGCCGTATGGCCGGAAGGACGCGGGCGCCGGTCAGATGCCGAGCACGCTTCGTACTCCGTCGGCGACCTGGTCAAGCAGGGACGCGGGAAGGGAGCCGACGGGACTCTCGATCGCCGAGCGGTCGACGGTGAAGACCTGCGTCACGTTCACGACGCTGTCGCGGTCGAGCCCTGCCGTCCCGGCCGGGAGGAAGACGTTGTCCTCGAAACGGGCCAACGCCGTGTTCGAGGTGATCGCGACGACGACAGTCGTGGCGATGCGCGAGTCGTTGTAGCGATCCGACTGCACCACGAGGGCTGGGCGGACGTACGCGGGAGCCGAGCCGCGAGGTTCGCCGAAGTCGACCCAGACGACGTCCCCGCGTCGTCCGGTCACCACTCCCACGCGCCCGTGTCGATGAGGGCGCGGGCACTTGCCGCCGCGGCGGCGGCCGTCTGGGCGCCGACGAAGTCCACGGCGTCGTTGATGCGCGCGGTCTTGTCGTCGCGCTCGAGCGCGTCGGCGTACAGCGTGCCAGCCCGCTGGAAGAACTCGGAACGGTTCATGTTGTGGGCCTTCGCGACGGCGTCGAACCGTTCGCCCAGTTCGTCGGGCAGGAAGATCGCGGGCTTCATACGACGAGTATAACTCGGTGCTACCGCCGCGTCGGGCGCAGCGCCACGAGCGGCAGCCGGTGCGGGAGCCGGTGCCGTGACTCGTCGGTGCTGCGGTAGTCGTACCGCGCGAGGCCCCGCAGCGTCCGGCGCAGCAGCGGCCGCAGGGGGCCGTACCGCTGCTCGTAGGCCCGGAGCACGTCGACGGCCTCGCGGTCGTCGACCTCCCGCCAGGCCGCCGCGCGCGGCCCGCGCCCGAAGCTGACCCAGGCGGGCCCGCCCGCGCGCAGGTTGCGCAGCCAGTCGGCGTGCGTCCCGAACCCGGCGACGACCACGGCCTCGCCCGTGCGGGTGTCGTACCCGAGCACCTCGAGCACGACGCGGTGCCGCGCCCCGGTTCGGCGGCCCGTGTGCACGAGCTGGAGGAATCGGTGCCCGAGCAGGCGGCCGAGTCCGCGGTCGTAGACGACGTTGGGCGCCG
Coding sequences:
- a CDS encoding nitroreductase family deazaflavin-dependent oxidoreductase, whose protein sequence is MASPATALAPWVRRAFAAPNVVYDRGLGRLLGHRFLQLVHTGRRTGARHRVVLEVLGYDTRTGEAVVVAGFGTHADWLRNLRAGGPAWVSFGRGPRAAAWREVDDREAVDVLRAYEQRYGPLRPLLRRTLRGLARYDYRSTDESRHRLPHRLPLVALRPTRR
- a CDS encoding SufE family protein; this encodes MTSPALPDALAEIQESFLELGERDRLQLLLEFANELPPVPERYVAAPALLEKVEECQSPVRAFAEIEADGVHFYATAPAEAPTTRGFASILAQGLTGLTPQQVLDVPDDFAMTIGLNRAVSPLRLGGMTGMLTRAKRQVREQLAR
- a CDS encoding sulfurtransferase, encoding MPAPLDPSPRLAEYAHPDRLVTTEWLAEQLAAGTTDLVVVESDEDVLLYETGHIPGAVKIDWHTDLLQPVERDYLDGAGFAALLGSHGIGRDTTIVLYGDKNNWWAAYSAWVFTLFGHQDVRLLDGGRNLWAAEGRELTTDVTAPEAVEYPVVERDDVTFRAFKEDVLAHLGHGPLVDIRSPQEYTGERLHIPDYPEEGVLRGGHIPTARSVPWATAVAADGTYKPRAELEAIYQAGGLGITADDAVITYCRIGERSSHTWFALHFLLGLENVRNYDGSWTEWGNAVRVPIVAGAEPGEYAA
- a CDS encoding response regulator, giving the protein MTPGNRVLVVDDDAALARALAINLKAHGWDVTVAHNGTEALDAASSARHDVVVLDLGLPDIAGLDVIEGIRGWSHVPIVVLSARQLGEDKVDALDAGADDYVTKPFAMNELLARLRAAVRRGAPAAEPDEPVIEAGDLVIDLARRTVTRSGEEVRLSPTEWGLLEVLVRHRGRMVGRQQLLHEVWGPAYSSETNYLRVYSAQLRRKLEQDPAHPRHILTHPGAGYRFEP
- a CDS encoding type II toxin-antitoxin system PemK/MazF family toxin; the encoded protein is MTGRRGDVVWVDFGEPRGSAPAYVRPALVVQSDRYNDSRIATTVVVAITSNTALARFEDNVFLPAGTAGLDRDSVVNVTQVFTVDRSAIESPVGSLPASLLDQVADGVRSVLGI
- a CDS encoding DoxX family protein, with the translated sequence MNVALWVIAGLLAAVYLTVGCVKLLRGKALEHRMPWVEQFPDVVVRFIGLCEIAGALGLVLPQATGHLVWLTPVAAAGLALLQLLAVVVHTRRGETQQLGVNVVLLVLALVVAVGRFAEWTTANATLPPTP
- a CDS encoding CopG family transcriptional regulator — translated: MKPAIFLPDELGERFDAVAKAHNMNRSEFFQRAGTLYADALERDDKTARINDAVDFVGAQTAAAAAASARALIDTGAWEW